In Macaca fascicularis isolate 582-1 chromosome X, T2T-MFA8v1.1, one DNA window encodes the following:
- the KLHL15 gene encoding kelch-like protein 15 isoform X3, translating into MKSSRIRSAKPQTTVFRGMIGHSMVNSKILLLKKPRVWWELEGPQVPLRPDCLAIVNNFVFLLGGEELGPDGEFHASSKVFRYDPRQNSWLQMADMSVPRSEFAVGVIGKFIYAVAGRTRDETFYSTERYDITNDKWEFVDPYPVNKYGHEGTVLNNKLFITGGITSSSTSKQVCVFDPSKEGTIEQRTRRTQVVTNCWENKSKMNYARCFHKMISYNGKLYVFGGVCVILRASFESQGCPSTEVYNPETDQWTILASMPIGRSGHGVTVLDKQIMVLGGLCYNGHYSDSILTFDPDENKWKEDEYPRMPCKLDGLQVCNLHFPDYVLDEVRRCN; encoded by the coding sequence ATGAAGTCAAGCCGCATTCGTTCTGCAAAACCACAAACTACAGTATTTCGAGGAATGATTGGACATAGCATGGTTAACAGTAAAATACTTCTCTTAAAGAAACCAAGAGTCTGGTGGGAACTAGAAGGCCCACAAGTACCTCTGCGACCTGACTGCCTTGCTATCGTCAATAATTTTGTGTTCCTGTTAGGTGGGGAAGAGCTGGGCCCGGATGGTGAATTCCATGCTTCTTCCAAAGTATTCAGGTATGACCCGAGACAAAACTCCTGGCTGCAGATGGCAGATATGTCTGTACCACGCTCTGAATTTGCTGTAGGTGTTATTGGGAAGTTTATTTACGCCGTAGCAGGCAGAACCAGAGATGAGACTTTCTATTCAACTGAGAGATATGACATCACCAATGATAAATGGGAATTTGTGGATCCATATCCAGTTAACAAATATGGACATGAGGGGACAGTGCTCAATAACAAGTTGTTTATCACCGGTGGAATCACCTCATCTTCCACCTCCAAGCAAGTGTGCGTGTTTGACCCCAGCAAAGAAGGGACCATAGAACAACGGACCAGGAGAACTCAAGTGGTTACCAACTGTTGGGAGAATAAGAGCAAGATGAATTACGCGAGATGCTTTCACAAGATGATTTCTTACAATGGCAAGCTTTATGTCTTCGGTGGCGTCTGTGTGATCTTGAGGGCCTCTTTCGAATCTCAGGGATGCCCTTCTACAGAAGTATACAACCCAGAGACTGATCAGTGGACCATCTTGGCATCCATGCCGATTGGTAGAAGTGGTCATGGTGTGACTGTGCTGGACAAACAAATAATGGTTCTTGGAGGCCTTTGTTATAATGGTCATTACAGCGATTCCATTCTCACTTTTGATCCGGATGAAAACAAGTGGAAGGAAGATGAGTACCCTCGGATGCCCTGCAAGCTGGATGGTTTACAAGTATGCAACCTGCATTTTCCGGACTATGTACTGGATGAGGTCAGGCGTTGCAACTAA
- the KLHL15 gene encoding kelch-like protein 15 isoform X2 codes for MHKVKTSEFYRYSRQLRYEVDQALNYFQNVHQQPLLDMKSSRIRSAKPQTTVFRGMIGHSMVNSKILLLKKPRVWWELEGPQVPLRPDCLAIVNNFVFLLGGEELGPDGEFHASSKVFRYDPRQNSWLQMADMSVPRSEFAVGVIGKFIYAVAGRTRDETFYSTERYDITNDKWEFVDPYPVNKYGHEGTVLNNKLFITGGITSSSTSKQVCVFDPSKEGTIEQRTRRTQVVTNCWENKSKMNYARCFHKMISYNGKLYVFGGVCVILRASFESQGCPSTEVYNPETDQWTILASMPIGRSGHGVTVLDKQIMVLGGLCYNGHYSDSILTFDPDENKWKEDEYPRMPCKLDGLQVCNLHFPDYVLDEVRRCN; via the exons ATGCATAAG GTTAAGACATCAGAATTTTATAGATACTCCCGACAGCTCCGTTACGAAGTTGACCAAGCATTGAATTACTTTCAGAATGTTCACCAGCAGCCTTTGTTGGATATGAAGTCAAGCCGCATTCGTTCTGCAAAACCACAAACTACAGTATTTCGAGGAATGATTGGACATAGCATGGTTAACAGTAAAATACTTCTCTTAAAGAAACCAAGAGTCTGGTGGGAACTAGAAGGCCCACAAGTACCTCTGCGACCTGACTGCCTTGCTATCGTCAATAATTTTGTGTTCCTGTTAGGTGGGGAAGAGCTGGGCCCGGATGGTGAATTCCATGCTTCTTCCAAAGTATTCAGGTATGACCCGAGACAAAACTCCTGGCTGCAGATGGCAGATATGTCTGTACCACGCTCTGAATTTGCTGTAGGTGTTATTGGGAAGTTTATTTACGCCGTAGCAGGCAGAACCAGAGATGAGACTTTCTATTCAACTGAGAGATATGACATCACCAATGATAAATGGGAATTTGTGGATCCATATCCAGTTAACAAATATGGACATGAGGGGACAGTGCTCAATAACAAGTTGTTTATCACCGGTGGAATCACCTCATCTTCCACCTCCAAGCAAGTGTGCGTGTTTGACCCCAGCAAAGAAGGGACCATAGAACAACGGACCAGGAGAACTCAAGTGGTTACCAACTGTTGGGAGAATAAGAGCAAGATGAATTACGCGAGATGCTTTCACAAGATGATTTCTTACAATGGCAAGCTTTATGTCTTCGGTGGCGTCTGTGTGATCTTGAGGGCCTCTTTCGAATCTCAGGGATGCCCTTCTACAGAAGTATACAACCCAGAGACTGATCAGTGGACCATCTTGGCATCCATGCCGATTGGTAGAAGTGGTCATGGTGTGACTGTGCTGGACAAACAAATAATGGTTCTTGGAGGCCTTTGTTATAATGGTCATTACAGCGATTCCATTCTCACTTTTGATCCGGATGAAAACAAGTGGAAGGAAGATGAGTACCCTCGGATGCCCTGCAAGCTGGATGGTTTACAAGTATGCAACCTGCATTTTCCGGACTATGTACTGGATGAGGTCAGGCGTTGCAACTAA
- the KLHL15 gene encoding kelch-like protein 15 isoform X1, which yields MAGDVEGFCSSIHDTSVSAGFRALYEEGLLLDVTLVIEDHQFQAHKALLATQSDYFRIMFTADMRERDQDKIHLKGLTATGFSHVLQFMYYGTIELSMNTVHEILQAAMYVQLIEVVKFCCSFLLAKICLENCAEIMRLLDDFGVNIEGVREKLDAFLLDNFVPLMSRPDFLSYLSFEKLMSYLDNDHLSRFPEIELYEAVQSWLRHDRRRWRHTDTIIQNIRFCLMTPTSVFEKVKTSEFYRYSRQLRYEVDQALNYFQNVHQQPLLDMKSSRIRSAKPQTTVFRGMIGHSMVNSKILLLKKPRVWWELEGPQVPLRPDCLAIVNNFVFLLGGEELGPDGEFHASSKVFRYDPRQNSWLQMADMSVPRSEFAVGVIGKFIYAVAGRTRDETFYSTERYDITNDKWEFVDPYPVNKYGHEGTVLNNKLFITGGITSSSTSKQVCVFDPSKEGTIEQRTRRTQVVTNCWENKSKMNYARCFHKMISYNGKLYVFGGVCVILRASFESQGCPSTEVYNPETDQWTILASMPIGRSGHGVTVLDKQIMVLGGLCYNGHYSDSILTFDPDENKWKEDEYPRMPCKLDGLQVCNLHFPDYVLDEVRRCN from the exons ATGGCAGGGGACGTGGAAGGATTCTGTTCCTCCATCCATGACACCAGTGTCTCTGCTGGGTTCAGAGCACTGTATGAGGAGGGATTGCTTCTTGATGTCACTCTGGTTATTGAAGATCATCAGTTCCAGGCCCATAAAGCACTCTTGGCCACCCAGAGTGACTACTTCAGAATTATGTTTACTGCAGACATGAGGGAACGAGATCAGGACAAAATTCATTTAAAAGGTCTAACAGCTACTGGTTTCAGCCACGTCCTGCAATTTATGTACTACGGTACTATAGAGCTGAGTATGAATACCGTTCATGAGATTCTTCAGGCAGCCATGTATGTTCAACTTATAGAAGTGGTGAAGTTCTGCTGCTCTTTTCTCTTAGCGAAGATCTGCCTAGAAAATTGTGCAGAAATTATGAGACTCTTAGATGATTTCGGCGTAAACATCGAGGGAGTCAGGGAGAAGTTGGACGCCTTTCTGCTAGACAACTTTGTGCCACTCATGTCTAGGCCTGACTTTCTGTCCTATCTGAGCTTTGAGAAGCTCATGTCTTATTTGGATAATGATCATCTGAGCAGGTTCCCAGAGATAGAGCTGTATGAGGCTGTGCAGTCTTGGCTGCGGCATGATAGAAGACGCTGGAGACATACCGATACCATCATTCAGAATATCCGGTTTTGCTTGATGACCCCAACCAGCGTTTTTGAGAAG GTTAAGACATCAGAATTTTATAGATACTCCCGACAGCTCCGTTACGAAGTTGACCAAGCATTGAATTACTTTCAGAATGTTCACCAGCAGCCTTTGTTGGATATGAAGTCAAGCCGCATTCGTTCTGCAAAACCACAAACTACAGTATTTCGAGGAATGATTGGACATAGCATGGTTAACAGTAAAATACTTCTCTTAAAGAAACCAAGAGTCTGGTGGGAACTAGAAGGCCCACAAGTACCTCTGCGACCTGACTGCCTTGCTATCGTCAATAATTTTGTGTTCCTGTTAGGTGGGGAAGAGCTGGGCCCGGATGGTGAATTCCATGCTTCTTCCAAAGTATTCAGGTATGACCCGAGACAAAACTCCTGGCTGCAGATGGCAGATATGTCTGTACCACGCTCTGAATTTGCTGTAGGTGTTATTGGGAAGTTTATTTACGCCGTAGCAGGCAGAACCAGAGATGAGACTTTCTATTCAACTGAGAGATATGACATCACCAATGATAAATGGGAATTTGTGGATCCATATCCAGTTAACAAATATGGACATGAGGGGACAGTGCTCAATAACAAGTTGTTTATCACCGGTGGAATCACCTCATCTTCCACCTCCAAGCAAGTGTGCGTGTTTGACCCCAGCAAAGAAGGGACCATAGAACAACGGACCAGGAGAACTCAAGTGGTTACCAACTGTTGGGAGAATAAGAGCAAGATGAATTACGCGAGATGCTTTCACAAGATGATTTCTTACAATGGCAAGCTTTATGTCTTCGGTGGCGTCTGTGTGATCTTGAGGGCCTCTTTCGAATCTCAGGGATGCCCTTCTACAGAAGTATACAACCCAGAGACTGATCAGTGGACCATCTTGGCATCCATGCCGATTGGTAGAAGTGGTCATGGTGTGACTGTGCTGGACAAACAAATAATGGTTCTTGGAGGCCTTTGTTATAATGGTCATTACAGCGATTCCATTCTCACTTTTGATCCGGATGAAAACAAGTGGAAGGAAGATGAGTACCCTCGGATGCCCTGCAAGCTGGATGGTTTACAAGTATGCAACCTGCATTTTCCGGACTATGTACTGGATGAGGTCAGGCGTTGCAACTAA